The proteins below are encoded in one region of Amycolatopsis magusensis:
- a CDS encoding ATP-binding cassette domain-containing protein, whose protein sequence is MPTHAITATGLVKTYGKGAKAVRALAGLGFTVPAGIVFGLLGPNGAGKSTTVKILTTLAAPDDGEASVAGIDVRREPGRVRRVIGSVSQKPAFDPVSTGRENLVLQGHLHGLSATAARGRAKELLDRFGLTDAADRPAGKWSGGMQRKLDVALGLVARPSVLFLDEPTTGLDPEARADMWAEIARLSGEDGLTVLLTTHYLEEADKLAARLVIVDRGQVVATGSPEELKNELNGDSVHAELSTVEDLSTARRALEPVAGEISVDGLTLRARVATGATALPGVLAALGRAGVEPVSIGTARPSLDDVYLRHAGRDFRTADSVAGGVR, encoded by the coding sequence GTGCCCACCCATGCGATCACCGCGACCGGCTTGGTCAAGACCTACGGCAAGGGCGCCAAAGCCGTCCGCGCGCTGGCCGGACTCGGCTTCACCGTGCCCGCCGGCATCGTCTTCGGCCTGCTCGGCCCCAACGGGGCAGGCAAGTCCACCACCGTCAAGATCCTCACCACCCTCGCCGCCCCCGATGACGGCGAAGCGAGCGTGGCGGGCATCGACGTCCGCCGCGAACCCGGCCGCGTGCGGCGGGTGATCGGCAGCGTCTCGCAGAAACCGGCCTTCGACCCGGTCAGCACCGGCCGCGAGAACCTGGTGCTGCAGGGTCACCTGCACGGCCTCTCGGCCACGGCCGCCCGCGGACGTGCCAAGGAACTGCTCGACCGGTTCGGCCTGACCGACGCCGCCGACCGGCCGGCCGGGAAGTGGTCCGGCGGCATGCAGCGCAAGCTGGACGTGGCGCTCGGCCTGGTCGCCCGGCCCAGCGTGTTGTTCCTGGACGAGCCGACCACCGGCCTCGATCCCGAGGCCAGGGCCGACATGTGGGCCGAGATCGCCCGCCTGTCCGGTGAGGACGGGCTGACCGTGCTGCTGACCACCCACTACCTCGAAGAAGCCGACAAGCTGGCCGCGCGGCTGGTGATCGTGGACCGCGGCCAGGTGGTCGCCACCGGCAGCCCGGAGGAGCTGAAGAACGAGCTGAACGGCGACAGCGTGCACGCCGAACTGTCCACTGTGGAGGATCTGAGCACCGCGCGGCGGGCGCTGGAACCGGTGGCCGGGGAGATCAGCGTGGACGGCCTGACCCTGCGCGCCCGGGTCGCCACCGGCGCGACCGCGCTGCCCGGGGTGCTGGCCGCGCTCGGCCGCGCGGGCGTCGAACCGGTGTCGATCGGCACCGCGCGCCCGTCGCTGGACGACGTGTACCTGCGTCACGCCGGGCGCGACTTCCGCACCGCCGACAGCGTGGCCGGGGGTGTCCGATGA
- a CDS encoding FAD-binding oxidoreductase, which produces MNYLHPGDPGFDDEAAGFQTAFRHEAKVIAAVENAADVRAAVNYAREQGLPVSVQATGHGFTTPATGLLISTRRMRGVRVDPEKKTAWLEAGARWKDVLAETATHGLAPLSGSGPGVGAVSYSLGGGVGLLARRFGFAADHVRRVELVDHNGDLLDVTAETHPELFWALRGGRSGFGVVTGLEIALFDVPAIYGGGMYFDTGLLPAVVRGFREWTESVPEELTSSLGMVPFPDVPGVPEPLRGRHAAHLRLSYSGDPAAGERLIAPLREIGPRLLEKFGEIPFDQAARTIFSEPDTPHAYYGDTALLTDFPADLADRLVELTGPEAPVGLVTDLRHLGGALSRPPAVPNAVSHRDARYQLMVLSGPGAEAHEAQEAVFAAVEPWTLGRALNFAYGDRPPVRPFHSPEVARRLAALRT; this is translated from the coding sequence ATGAACTACCTGCACCCCGGCGACCCCGGGTTCGACGACGAAGCGGCCGGTTTCCAGACCGCCTTCCGCCACGAGGCGAAGGTGATCGCGGCCGTGGAGAACGCCGCCGACGTGCGTGCCGCGGTGAACTACGCCCGCGAACAGGGCCTGCCCGTTTCGGTGCAGGCGACCGGCCACGGCTTCACCACCCCGGCCACCGGGCTGCTGATCAGCACCCGCCGGATGCGCGGCGTCCGCGTGGACCCGGAGAAGAAGACGGCCTGGCTGGAAGCCGGCGCGCGCTGGAAGGACGTGCTCGCCGAGACCGCCACGCACGGACTCGCGCCGTTGTCCGGCAGTGGTCCCGGTGTGGGCGCGGTGTCGTACTCACTCGGCGGCGGGGTCGGCCTGCTGGCCCGGCGCTTCGGCTTCGCGGCCGATCACGTGCGGCGCGTCGAATTGGTGGACCACAACGGTGATCTGCTCGACGTGACCGCCGAGACCCATCCCGAACTGTTCTGGGCGCTTCGCGGCGGCCGCAGTGGTTTCGGCGTGGTCACCGGGCTGGAGATCGCCTTGTTCGACGTCCCCGCCATCTACGGCGGCGGCATGTACTTCGACACCGGGCTCCTGCCCGCGGTGGTGCGCGGGTTCCGCGAATGGACCGAGTCCGTGCCCGAGGAACTGACCTCTTCGCTGGGGATGGTGCCGTTCCCGGACGTGCCGGGCGTGCCGGAACCCTTGCGCGGGCGGCATGCCGCGCATCTCCGGCTTTCCTACAGCGGCGATCCCGCGGCGGGCGAACGGCTGATCGCGCCCCTGCGCGAAATCGGCCCGCGCCTGCTGGAGAAGTTCGGGGAAATCCCGTTCGACCAGGCAGCGCGCACGATCTTCAGCGAACCGGACACCCCGCACGCCTACTACGGCGACACCGCGCTGCTGACCGATTTCCCGGCAGACCTGGCGGACCGGCTCGTCGAACTGACCGGACCGGAAGCGCCGGTGGGCCTGGTGACCGACCTGCGGCACCTCGGTGGCGCGCTGTCCCGGCCGCCCGCCGTGCCGAACGCGGTGAGCCACCGGGACGCGCGGTACCAGCTGATGGTGTTGTCCGGCCCGGGCGCCGAGGCCCACGAAGCCCAGGAGGCCGTGTTCGCCGCGGTCGAACCGTGGACGCTCGGCCGTGCCCTCAACTTCGCTTACGGCGACCGGCCGCCGGTGCGCCCGTTCCACTCCCCCGAGGTCGCCCGGCGGCTGGCCGCGCTCAGAACCTGA
- a CDS encoding VOC family protein — translation MKVQLTSIMVNDQDRAERFYTEKLGFQVKHNIPVGDARWLTVVSPDEPDGVEILLEPAGYEFARTYQAELYAKNMPLTMLFSEDIRKEYAQLVEAGVEFRGEPAETMGGISAIFDDTCGNYLMLMQVTQPG, via the coding sequence ATGAAGGTTCAACTCACCAGCATCATGGTGAACGACCAGGACCGGGCGGAGCGGTTCTACACCGAGAAGCTGGGTTTCCAGGTCAAACACAACATCCCGGTCGGCGACGCGCGCTGGCTGACCGTGGTTTCCCCGGACGAGCCGGACGGCGTGGAGATCCTGCTGGAGCCGGCGGGCTACGAATTCGCGCGGACCTACCAGGCCGAGCTCTACGCGAAGAACATGCCGCTCACCATGCTGTTCTCCGAGGACATCCGCAAGGAGTACGCGCAGCTCGTCGAGGCCGGGGTGGAGTTTCGCGGCGAGCCCGCCGAGACCATGGGCGGGATCAGCGCGATCTTCGACGACACCTGCGGCAACTACCTCATGCTGATGCAGGTGACGCAGCCCGGATGA
- a CDS encoding MerR family transcriptional regulator, which yields MRIGEAARASGVSARSLRFYEDEGLIVPGRHENGYRDYCRSTLDRVLVIRSLLESGLSVRLIKSFADGAPEFAEEVRRYRDRLAARIAALNEQQAALDAFLREVRP from the coding sequence GTGAGGATCGGCGAGGCCGCACGGGCCAGTGGCGTGAGCGCGAGGTCGCTGCGGTTCTACGAAGACGAGGGCTTGATCGTGCCCGGCCGCCACGAGAACGGCTACCGCGACTACTGCCGCTCCACCCTCGACCGCGTGCTCGTCATCCGCTCGCTGCTGGAGTCCGGCTTGTCCGTGCGGTTGATCAAGTCCTTTGCGGACGGCGCGCCGGAGTTCGCCGAGGAGGTCCGGCGCTACCGCGACCGGCTCGCCGCCCGCATCGCCGCGCTCAACGAACAGCAGGCGGCGCTCGACGCGTTCCTCCGCGAAGTTCGTCCTTGA
- a CDS encoding poly-gamma-glutamate hydrolase family protein has product MTVTSAATHRYLSNTALYADPSLTEHIDYARWFRQSGRTGTPVVLAPHGGTLEPGTSRLCLAIARRSTCDYWLFESFQDNRSLHVTSSRCDDPVALALCAGTDRALSLHGCVTLPREGVLIGGLDTEFGEIVHAELGTRGFETIDTADHPTLAGRSPRNIVNRTRTGGGVQLELPLSLRDSMRDEPALFESFVDGVVAALRRVWRDGPVTG; this is encoded by the coding sequence ATGACGGTGACCAGCGCGGCTACGCACAGATATCTTTCGAACACCGCGTTGTACGCGGACCCCTCGCTCACCGAGCACATCGACTACGCCCGCTGGTTCCGCCAATCCGGTCGTACCGGGACCCCGGTGGTGCTGGCCCCGCACGGTGGCACGCTCGAACCGGGGACCTCGCGGTTGTGCCTGGCCATCGCGCGCCGGTCCACATGCGACTACTGGTTGTTCGAAAGCTTCCAGGACAACCGAAGCCTGCACGTGACCTCCAGCCGTTGCGACGATCCGGTGGCGCTGGCGTTGTGCGCGGGCACCGACCGGGCACTGAGCCTGCACGGCTGCGTCACCCTGCCCCGCGAGGGCGTGCTGATCGGCGGCCTCGACACCGAGTTCGGCGAGATCGTGCACGCGGAACTCGGCACGCGCGGGTTCGAGACCATCGACACGGCGGACCACCCCACGCTCGCCGGGCGGTCACCACGCAACATCGTGAACCGGACCCGCACCGGCGGGGGCGTGCAACTCGAACTCCCGCTGAGCCTGCGCGATTCGATGCGAGACGAGCCGGCCCTGTTCGAGTCCTTTGTGGATGGTGTGGTGGCGGCGCTGCGCCGGGTCTGGCGGGACGGCCCGGTCACCGGGTAG
- a CDS encoding SRPBCC family protein has translation MSEERRLYKEISFDATPEQVWAAISSGPGMSIWFVPHEMGPEGEGEADFGGGNTQAGRVLAREEGQRIVYGDTDSPAALEFVVEGRDNGGTVLRFTQSGFFDGDDWAAEYESFDRGWNLFFHNLAQYFRYFAGLPATTLVTGSTTSLGPDAIWAKLSAALGVDPEVRLGDRVRLTPAGLPPIDGEVDYRVRGVLGVRAAEGLHRFQGFGAEGHGMVNSIHYYYGTAPDRAATTAAWQQWLLAAFPVRF, from the coding sequence ATGAGCGAAGAACGGCGGCTGTACAAGGAAATCTCCTTCGACGCCACCCCGGAACAGGTGTGGGCGGCCATTTCCAGCGGGCCCGGCATGTCGATCTGGTTCGTGCCCCACGAGATGGGTCCCGAAGGGGAAGGCGAGGCCGACTTCGGTGGTGGCAACACCCAGGCGGGCCGCGTGCTCGCCAGGGAAGAGGGCCAGCGGATCGTCTACGGCGACACCGATTCCCCGGCCGCGCTGGAGTTCGTGGTCGAGGGCCGGGACAACGGCGGCACCGTGCTGCGGTTCACCCAGAGCGGGTTCTTCGACGGTGACGACTGGGCCGCCGAGTACGAGAGCTTCGACCGCGGCTGGAACCTCTTCTTCCACAACCTCGCGCAGTACTTCCGGTACTTCGCCGGGTTGCCCGCGACCACGCTGGTGACCGGCTCGACCACCTCGCTCGGCCCGGACGCGATCTGGGCGAAGTTGAGCGCGGCCCTCGGCGTGGACCCGGAGGTCCGGCTCGGCGACCGGGTGCGGCTGACGCCGGCCGGCCTGCCGCCGATCGACGGCGAGGTCGACTACCGCGTCCGCGGGGTGCTCGGGGTCCGCGCGGCCGAAGGGCTGCACCGGTTCCAGGGGTTCGGCGCCGAGGGCCACGGCATGGTCAACTCGATCCACTACTACTACGGCACCGCGCCGGACCGGGCGGCCACGACCGCGGCCTGGCAGCAGTGGCTGCTGGCGGCCTTCCCGGTCAGGTTCTGA
- a CDS encoding copper resistance CopC family protein translates to MKRTAVSLFLTALALLATAGPAGAHTKLESSDPAQGASLEAAPTQITLRFSELVKVETSKVTVTGPNASEWKVGALAAKGPMLTVPVEPVGPAGEYAVNYEVTSADGHSVSGTTRFTLTKDAAPAGAAPSSAPAVPNTPTTTVPTESADPRPQAAEDTSMPVWPWIVGAAVLLAIGVGAVLVRRRGNN, encoded by the coding sequence ATGAAGCGCACCGCCGTGTCGCTGTTCCTGACCGCGCTCGCCCTGCTGGCCACCGCCGGTCCGGCCGGTGCGCACACCAAGCTGGAGTCCAGCGATCCGGCGCAGGGCGCCTCGCTCGAGGCCGCGCCCACCCAGATCACGCTCCGTTTCAGCGAACTGGTGAAGGTCGAGACCAGCAAGGTCACCGTGACCGGCCCGAACGCTTCGGAGTGGAAGGTCGGCGCGCTGGCGGCCAAGGGCCCGATGCTGACCGTGCCGGTCGAGCCGGTCGGCCCGGCGGGGGAGTACGCGGTGAACTACGAGGTCACCAGCGCCGACGGGCACTCGGTCAGCGGCACCACCCGGTTCACCCTGACCAAGGATGCCGCGCCGGCGGGCGCGGCCCCCTCGTCCGCGCCCGCCGTGCCGAACACGCCGACGACCACCGTGCCCACCGAGTCCGCCGACCCGCGGCCGCAGGCCGCCGAGGACACGAGCATGCCGGTGTGGCCGTGGATCGTCGGCGCGGCGGTGCTGCTGGCCATCGGCGTCGGCGCGGTGCTCGTCCGACGCCGAGGCAACAACTAG
- a CDS encoding SRPBCC family protein encodes MNREFEIRSEREIDGTPEQVFEAVTAGTAGWLWPIACEPRLGGSVDIAEGAKVTAWEPGRHFANRVEQGDWFNALDHVIEPRPGGRSYLRYVHSGAFPEQDWQNLYDGCLHHTEMYQATLATYVKHFAGKPAEYVSVDAPASTAGDADAFGRLLRELGLTDAVLGDRVSVEVPGIGTIDGEIDFRTPHFLGIRAEDAIYRLIGRNAWGDPVAVAAHHFGEVDTARAAKEWEAWLAAVYA; translated from the coding sequence ATGAACCGCGAATTCGAGATTCGCAGCGAGCGTGAGATCGACGGCACCCCCGAGCAGGTCTTCGAAGCGGTTACCGCCGGGACGGCGGGCTGGCTGTGGCCGATCGCGTGCGAGCCCCGCCTCGGCGGCTCGGTCGACATCGCCGAAGGCGCGAAGGTCACCGCGTGGGAGCCCGGCAGGCACTTCGCCAACCGCGTCGAGCAGGGCGACTGGTTCAACGCGCTGGACCACGTGATCGAGCCGCGGCCGGGCGGGCGGTCCTACCTGCGGTACGTGCACAGCGGCGCGTTCCCGGAACAGGACTGGCAGAACCTGTACGACGGCTGCCTGCACCACACCGAGATGTACCAGGCCACGCTGGCGACCTACGTCAAGCACTTCGCCGGGAAGCCCGCCGAGTACGTCTCCGTCGACGCGCCCGCGTCGACCGCCGGGGACGCCGACGCGTTCGGCCGCCTGCTGCGTGAACTGGGGCTGACCGATGCCGTGCTGGGCGACCGGGTGTCGGTCGAGGTGCCCGGAATCGGGACCATCGACGGCGAAATCGACTTCCGCACCCCGCACTTCCTCGGCATCCGCGCCGAAGACGCCATCTACCGGTTAATCGGCCGCAACGCCTGGGGCGACCCGGTGGCCGTCGCGGCGCACCACTTCGGCGAGGTCGACACCGCGCGGGCCGCGAAGGAGTGGGAAGCCTGGCTCGCCGCTGTCTACGCCTGA
- a CDS encoding alpha/beta fold hydrolase — MGKTGAFTDDNGRDDYFAVYRETMTQGPPPAAVLDIETSFGTTRVYRHGENGPPIMLLHGLLAGAPSCAPFWAPLSAAHTVYTLDILGEGGHSVQTEPITSHAERAHCLDEVLDALHLTGVHLVGMSSGGWQATNYALHHPARLATLTLLDPTTVTANFSFGALRQGLLLKLFPYEWRWRRFFQWAAGQDISGDPAVRLVRALTRVYRPAVPFQTCPPEAELRAMEVPTLAIFSGRSAVHDSATAAARARAWLPRSEVEVWPDLGHYFSPADFRRMVERVLHFVDVVQA, encoded by the coding sequence ATGGGGAAAACCGGGGCATTCACCGACGACAACGGGCGGGACGACTACTTCGCGGTCTACCGGGAGACGATGACGCAGGGACCGCCACCGGCCGCGGTGCTGGACATCGAGACCTCGTTCGGCACCACCCGCGTCTACCGGCACGGCGAGAACGGCCCGCCGATCATGTTGCTGCACGGGCTCCTGGCCGGCGCACCCAGTTGCGCACCGTTCTGGGCACCACTTTCGGCCGCGCACACCGTCTACACGCTCGACATCCTCGGCGAAGGCGGCCACAGCGTGCAGACCGAGCCGATCACCAGCCACGCCGAGCGCGCCCACTGCCTCGACGAGGTGCTCGACGCGTTGCACCTGACCGGCGTACACCTGGTCGGCATGTCCTCGGGCGGCTGGCAGGCCACGAACTACGCGCTTCACCACCCCGCCCGCCTGGCCACGCTGACCCTGCTCGACCCCACCACGGTCACCGCGAACTTCTCCTTCGGCGCCCTCCGGCAAGGCCTGCTGCTCAAGCTCTTCCCGTACGAGTGGAGGTGGCGGCGCTTCTTCCAGTGGGCCGCGGGCCAGGACATCTCCGGCGATCCGGCTGTCCGGCTCGTGCGTGCGCTCACCCGCGTCTACCGGCCCGCGGTGCCGTTCCAGACCTGCCCGCCCGAGGCGGAACTGCGGGCGATGGAGGTGCCTACGCTGGCGATCTTCTCCGGCCGCAGCGCGGTGCACGATTCCGCGACCGCCGCGGCCAGGGCACGGGCCTGGCTGCCGCGGTCCGAAGTGGAGGTGTGGCCCGACCTCGGCCACTACTTCTCCCCCGCCGACTTCCGGCGGATGGTCGAGCGCGTGCTCCACTTCGTCGACGTGGTTCAGGCGTAG
- a CDS encoding ABC transporter permease has protein sequence MTTFVSHTGRLTAHALRRLSRQPAYLLFNLIQPMVWLLLFGELFRRVAELPGFGTGDYLSYLTPGVIVMTAMMSAGWAGTSFIEDMDRGVMDRNLTSPVSRGALIAGSLAHQSVVTVIQSLIVFGVGLLAGARYDGGVTGVLVVLACAVLLSIIFGALSDAIALLVRQQEALIGISQFLALPLAFLSSVMMAPSLLPSWVSTVAEYNPVDWAAVAGREALAADPDWSRVLGHGGLLLALAAVMSWLATRAFRAYQRSS, from the coding sequence ATGACCACCTTCGTCTCGCACACCGGCAGGCTCACCGCGCACGCCCTGCGCCGCCTCTCCCGGCAACCCGCCTACCTGCTGTTCAACCTGATCCAGCCGATGGTGTGGCTGCTGCTGTTCGGCGAGTTGTTCCGCCGCGTGGCCGAACTGCCCGGCTTCGGCACCGGCGACTACCTGAGCTACCTGACTCCCGGCGTGATCGTGATGACCGCGATGATGTCGGCGGGCTGGGCGGGCACCTCCTTCATCGAGGACATGGACCGTGGCGTGATGGACCGCAACCTGACCTCGCCGGTCAGCCGGGGTGCGTTGATCGCGGGCTCGCTGGCGCACCAGTCGGTGGTCACGGTGATCCAGTCGCTGATCGTGTTCGGCGTCGGCCTGCTCGCCGGTGCCCGCTACGACGGCGGGGTCACCGGCGTGCTGGTGGTGCTGGCCTGCGCGGTGCTGCTGTCGATCATCTTCGGCGCGTTGTCCGACGCGATCGCGTTGCTGGTGCGCCAGCAGGAAGCGCTGATCGGCATCTCGCAGTTCCTCGCGCTGCCGCTGGCTTTCCTGTCGTCGGTGATGATGGCGCCGTCGCTGCTGCCGTCCTGGGTCAGCACGGTCGCCGAGTACAACCCGGTGGACTGGGCCGCCGTCGCCGGACGCGAGGCACTGGCCGCGGACCCGGACTGGTCGCGGGTCCTCGGCCACGGCGGGTTGCTGCTGGCGCTGGCCGCGGTGATGAGCTGGCTGGCCACCCGGGCGTTCCGGGCGTACCAGCGCTCGAGCTAG
- a CDS encoding zinc-binding dehydrogenase produces MEKMRALVQRSHRGPADLILATDVPRPVPGPGEHLIRVGAAGLNFADVMQSHGTYGGGPSAPYIAGFEAAGEIVGEGTHVIGTGAGAFAEYMVMPAAGVLPVPPGWSDAEALGMVLNWATALAALRPLGEVEAGDVVLVHAAAGGVGQAAVRLARHYGARVIATASPAKHHTIQADVVLDSTRPDLAGEILRLTGGVDLVLESVGKATFEASLSVTKPFTGRVVVFGAASGDATLSTHDLVFTHRVQLKGLHIGALATAAPGIYRALLDELEVLIAQGVYPPGSAEVHPLADGPAVLRALESGRTRGKHALDPWQAPRRHLPVPAPD; encoded by the coding sequence ATGGAGAAAATGCGTGCCCTGGTCCAGCGGTCGCACCGCGGCCCGGCGGACCTGATCCTCGCCACCGATGTCCCCCGCCCGGTGCCGGGTCCCGGTGAGCACCTGATCCGGGTCGGTGCCGCGGGCCTGAACTTCGCGGACGTCATGCAGTCCCACGGCACTTACGGAGGTGGACCCTCGGCGCCCTACATCGCGGGATTCGAGGCCGCGGGGGAAATCGTCGGCGAAGGCACCCACGTCATCGGGACGGGCGCGGGCGCCTTCGCGGAGTACATGGTGATGCCGGCCGCCGGTGTGCTGCCGGTCCCGCCGGGCTGGAGCGACGCCGAAGCCCTCGGCATGGTGCTGAACTGGGCGACCGCACTCGCGGCACTGCGACCGCTGGGCGAGGTCGAAGCCGGTGACGTGGTCCTCGTCCACGCCGCCGCGGGAGGCGTGGGGCAGGCGGCCGTCCGCCTGGCTCGCCACTACGGCGCCCGCGTCATCGCCACGGCGTCACCGGCGAAGCACCACACCATCCAGGCCGACGTCGTCCTCGACAGCACTCGTCCCGATCTGGCCGGGGAAATCCTGCGGCTGACCGGGGGCGTGGACCTGGTCCTCGAATCCGTCGGGAAGGCGACGTTCGAAGCCAGCCTGTCGGTGACCAAGCCGTTCACCGGCCGCGTCGTGGTGTTCGGGGCCGCGTCCGGTGACGCCACCCTGAGCACGCACGACCTGGTCTTCACCCACCGGGTCCAGCTCAAGGGACTGCACATCGGCGCACTGGCCACCGCGGCACCGGGCATCTACCGTGCACTGCTCGACGAACTCGAAGTGCTCATCGCGCAAGGCGTGTACCCGCCGGGGAGCGCCGAAGTGCACCCGCTGGCCGACGGACCCGCCGTGCTCCGAGCCCTCGAATCGGGGCGGACACGAGGAAAGCACGCTCTGGACCCGTGGCAAGCCCCCAGGCGCCACCTCCCGGTGCCCGCCCCCGACTGA
- a CDS encoding sensor histidine kinase, producing MPKIHLLLADAGAAALATAAYFGFQEGGRPFWVVALVVAAIGPPLAVRRLWPLPVLAVVALGSFAAVVLDLTREPLLPVSFVLYVVGLSVPAARAIPALVTTLIGAAAVLLTASPDSLFDAPVEASLLLWLIMSAAWGAGRAVRVMRAREARRQAFRAEEALTGERLRIARELHDVVAHSMSLIAVKASVANHVAEQNPGEARDALRIIEETSRGTLTELRRLLGVLRTPDGAGLAPSPGIDDLGKLAEHAREAGIEVTLRVDDRLELPESLSLSVHRIVQESLTNVVKHAAAKHCEVVVSADERDLRIEVTDDGRGPGAGSGGHGLLGMRERVMMYGGAFEAGAAPTGGFRVSARLPREPDEVKR from the coding sequence GTGCCGAAAATTCACCTCCTGCTCGCCGACGCGGGCGCCGCCGCACTGGCGACCGCGGCCTACTTCGGGTTCCAGGAAGGTGGGCGTCCGTTCTGGGTGGTGGCACTGGTGGTCGCGGCCATCGGCCCGCCGCTGGCCGTGCGGCGGCTCTGGCCGCTGCCGGTGCTGGCCGTGGTCGCGCTGGGCTCGTTCGCCGCGGTCGTGCTCGACCTGACCAGGGAACCGCTGCTGCCGGTGTCGTTCGTGCTGTACGTGGTCGGCCTGTCGGTACCCGCGGCCCGCGCGATCCCGGCGCTGGTGACCACGCTCATCGGCGCGGCGGCGGTCCTGCTCACCGCGTCACCGGACTCGCTGTTCGACGCACCCGTCGAAGCTTCGCTCCTGCTGTGGTTGATCATGTCCGCGGCCTGGGGTGCCGGCCGGGCGGTGCGCGTGATGCGTGCCCGCGAGGCCCGGCGACAGGCGTTTCGCGCGGAGGAAGCGCTGACCGGCGAACGCCTGCGCATCGCCCGCGAGCTGCACGACGTGGTGGCGCACAGCATGAGCCTGATCGCGGTGAAGGCGTCGGTGGCCAACCACGTCGCCGAGCAGAATCCCGGCGAGGCCCGCGACGCGCTGCGGATCATCGAGGAGACCAGCCGCGGCACGCTCACCGAACTGCGTCGCCTGCTCGGCGTCCTGCGCACCCCCGACGGTGCCGGACTGGCTCCCTCGCCGGGGATCGACGATCTCGGCAAGCTCGCCGAGCACGCCCGCGAAGCCGGGATCGAGGTCACCCTGCGCGTGGACGACCGGCTGGAGCTGCCGGAAAGCCTGAGCCTGTCGGTGCACCGGATCGTGCAGGAGTCGCTGACGAACGTGGTCAAGCACGCCGCCGCGAAGCACTGCGAGGTGGTGGTTTCCGCAGACGAGCGCGATCTCCGGATCGAGGTGACCGACGACGGCCGCGGGCCGGGCGCCGGTTCGGGCGGGCACGGTCTGCTCGGCATGCGCGAGCGGGTGATGATGTACGGCGGTGCCTTCGAAGCGGGCGCGGCACCGACCGGCGGGTTCCGCGTCAGCGCTCGCCTGCCCCGCGAACCGGACGAGGTGAAACGGTGA
- a CDS encoding PadR family transcriptional regulator has product MAPRGRANPLALAVLTLLNERPMHPYEMSGTLRERRKEDSIKLNYGSLYSVVESLRKRGLIESRETVREGRRPERTVYEITSAGVAEMHDWLSDLLANPAKEFAQFEAALSLMPVLSPEEVVRLLEARLRTQLLAKQSYEAIAATTPEGFPRLFTIEAEFRQTLLETEIEFIRNLVREMKTGEFDGLRVWSRMHELRESGATPDEIEARVATEFAEEMSWLSQPEQD; this is encoded by the coding sequence ATGGCACCGCGTGGCAGGGCGAATCCGCTGGCACTGGCGGTCCTGACGCTGCTCAACGAGCGCCCGATGCACCCCTACGAGATGTCCGGCACCCTGCGCGAGCGGCGCAAGGAGGACAGCATCAAGCTCAACTACGGCTCGCTGTACTCCGTGGTCGAGTCGCTGCGCAAGCGCGGGCTCATCGAGTCTCGCGAGACCGTGCGCGAGGGCAGGCGTCCCGAGCGCACGGTCTACGAGATCACTTCGGCCGGCGTGGCCGAGATGCACGACTGGCTCAGCGACCTGCTGGCCAATCCGGCCAAGGAGTTCGCCCAGTTCGAGGCCGCGTTGTCGTTGATGCCGGTGCTCTCGCCGGAGGAGGTCGTCCGGCTGCTCGAAGCCCGCCTGCGCACGCAGTTGCTGGCCAAGCAGAGCTACGAGGCCATCGCGGCGACCACCCCCGAAGGCTTCCCGCGACTGTTCACCATCGAAGCGGAGTTCCGGCAAACCCTGCTGGAGACCGAGATCGAGTTCATCAGGAACCTGGTGCGGGAGATGAAAACCGGCGAGTTCGACGGCCTGCGCGTGTGGTCACGGATGCACGAGCTGCGCGAGTCGGGAGCCACGCCGGACGAGATCGAGGCGCGCGTCGCCACCGAGTTCGCGGAGGAGATGAGCTGGCTCAGCCAACCCGAACAGGACTGA